One Loxodonta africana isolate mLoxAfr1 chromosome 8, mLoxAfr1.hap2, whole genome shotgun sequence DNA window includes the following coding sequences:
- the LOC100655953 gene encoding zinc finger protein OZF-like isoform X1 has protein sequence MNSQRNKHTDSVAVKDVTVDFTGEEWALLDLSQRKLYRDVMMETFRNLASVVSRNLNDGEKLSIENTIKRFMKNDTWSSVVGEIHKLHGIEDQDNNQKTHVRRHMVESLCESNEDNQCGQTFSRIPNLSVLRRTPVKAYPSECLECGESLMDHSSLKLHVISLSGCSASQCKECGEACRCPSYLSTPVRTLLTEEKLYECKECGKAFCQSSNLTTHIRIHSGERPYECKECGKAFSQSSNLIKHMRTHSGEKPYECKECGKAFRHSSNLTRHMRTHSGEKPYKCNIHGKTFHKSSNLTIHMSIYRGERPYECKECGKAFHESSDLTIHMRIHSGERPHECKECGKGFSRSSHLTSHIKSHSGERPYGCKECGKAFSRLASLTTHIRSHSGEKPYKCKECGKAFHKSSNLTIHMSIHSGERPYKCKECGKAFSQSSNLTKHMRTHSGEKPYECKECGKAFRKSSNLTIHMRIHSGERPYECKECGKAFNRSSHLTRHMRTHSGKRP, from the exons ATGAACAGCCAGAGGAACAAGCACACG GATTCAGTGGCTGTCAAGGATGTGACTGTGGACTTTACCGGGGAAGAGTGGGCATTGCTGGATCTTTctcagaggaaactctacagagacgtgatgatggaaaccttcagaaacctggcctcagtag TTTCTCGAAACCTTAATGATGGAGAAAAGCTATCCattgaaaatacaataaaacgaTTCATGAAAAATGACACTTGGTCCTCAGTGGTGGGAGAAATCCACAAATTGCATGGCATCGAAGATCAGGATAACAACCAGAAAACACATGTGAG AAGGCATATGGTAGAGAGCCTCTGTGAAAGTAATGAAGACAATCAGTGTGGACAGACCTTCAGCCGGATTCCAAATCTTTCTGTGCTCAGAAGAACTCCTGTGAAAGCATATCCTTCTGAATGCCTTGAGTGTGGAGAATCCTTGATGGATCATTCATCACTTAAGCTTCATGTCATATCTCTCTCTGGATGCAGTGCCTCtcagtgtaaggaatgtggagaagCCTGCAGGTGTCCCTCTTACCTCAGCACTCCTGTGAGAACTCTTCTTACTGAAGAGAAActctatgaatgtaaggaatgtgggaaggccttttgTCAGTCCTCaaacctcactacacatataagaattcacagtggagagaggccttatgaatgtaaggaatgtgggaaagcctttagtcagtccTCAAACCTCATTAAACAtatgagaactcacagtggagagaagccttatgaatgtaaggaatgtggcaaaGCCTTTCGTCATTCCTCAAACCTCACTAGACAtatgagaactcacagtggagagaagccttataaATGTAATATACATGGGAAAACCTTTCATAAGTCCTCAAACCTCACTATACACATGAGCATTTACAggggagagaggccttatgaatgtaaggagtgtgggaaagcctttcatGAGTCCTCAGACCTCACTATACATatgagaattcacagtggagagagacctcatgaatgtaaggaatgtggcaaaGGCTTTAGTCGATCCTCacacctcacttcacatataaagagtcacagtggagagaggccttatggaTGTAAGGAGTgcgggaaagcctttagtcggtTGGCAAGCCTTACTACGCATATAAgaagtcacagtggagagaagccttataaatgtaaggaatgtgggaaagcctttcatAAGTCCTCGAACCTCACTATACATATGAgcattcacagtggagagaggccttataaatgtaaagaatgtgggaaagcttttagtCAGTCCTCAAACCTCACTAAACAtatgagaactcacagtggagagaagccttatgaatgtaaggaatgtggcaaaGCCTTTCGTAAGTCCTCAAACCTCACTATACATatgagaattcacagtggagagagaccgTATGAATGTAAAGAATGCGGCAAAGCTTTTAATCGGTCCTCACACCTCACTAGACATATGAGAACTCATAGTGGCAAGAGGCCTTaa
- the LOC100655953 gene encoding zinc finger protein OZF-like isoform X2: MDSVAVKDVTVDFTGEEWALLDLSQRKLYRDVMMETFRNLASVVSRNLNDGEKLSIENTIKRFMKNDTWSSVVGEIHKLHGIEDQDNNQKTHVRRHMVESLCESNEDNQCGQTFSRIPNLSVLRRTPVKAYPSECLECGESLMDHSSLKLHVISLSGCSASQCKECGEACRCPSYLSTPVRTLLTEEKLYECKECGKAFCQSSNLTTHIRIHSGERPYECKECGKAFSQSSNLIKHMRTHSGEKPYECKECGKAFRHSSNLTRHMRTHSGEKPYKCNIHGKTFHKSSNLTIHMSIYRGERPYECKECGKAFHESSDLTIHMRIHSGERPHECKECGKGFSRSSHLTSHIKSHSGERPYGCKECGKAFSRLASLTTHIRSHSGEKPYKCKECGKAFHKSSNLTIHMSIHSGERPYKCKECGKAFSQSSNLTKHMRTHSGEKPYECKECGKAFRKSSNLTIHMRIHSGERPYECKECGKAFNRSSHLTRHMRTHSGKRP; this comes from the exons ATG GATTCAGTGGCTGTCAAGGATGTGACTGTGGACTTTACCGGGGAAGAGTGGGCATTGCTGGATCTTTctcagaggaaactctacagagacgtgatgatggaaaccttcagaaacctggcctcagtag TTTCTCGAAACCTTAATGATGGAGAAAAGCTATCCattgaaaatacaataaaacgaTTCATGAAAAATGACACTTGGTCCTCAGTGGTGGGAGAAATCCACAAATTGCATGGCATCGAAGATCAGGATAACAACCAGAAAACACATGTGAG AAGGCATATGGTAGAGAGCCTCTGTGAAAGTAATGAAGACAATCAGTGTGGACAGACCTTCAGCCGGATTCCAAATCTTTCTGTGCTCAGAAGAACTCCTGTGAAAGCATATCCTTCTGAATGCCTTGAGTGTGGAGAATCCTTGATGGATCATTCATCACTTAAGCTTCATGTCATATCTCTCTCTGGATGCAGTGCCTCtcagtgtaaggaatgtggagaagCCTGCAGGTGTCCCTCTTACCTCAGCACTCCTGTGAGAACTCTTCTTACTGAAGAGAAActctatgaatgtaaggaatgtgggaaggccttttgTCAGTCCTCaaacctcactacacatataagaattcacagtggagagaggccttatgaatgtaaggaatgtgggaaagcctttagtcagtccTCAAACCTCATTAAACAtatgagaactcacagtggagagaagccttatgaatgtaaggaatgtggcaaaGCCTTTCGTCATTCCTCAAACCTCACTAGACAtatgagaactcacagtggagagaagccttataaATGTAATATACATGGGAAAACCTTTCATAAGTCCTCAAACCTCACTATACACATGAGCATTTACAggggagagaggccttatgaatgtaaggagtgtgggaaagcctttcatGAGTCCTCAGACCTCACTATACATatgagaattcacagtggagagagacctcatgaatgtaaggaatgtggcaaaGGCTTTAGTCGATCCTCacacctcacttcacatataaagagtcacagtggagagaggccttatggaTGTAAGGAGTgcgggaaagcctttagtcggtTGGCAAGCCTTACTACGCATATAAgaagtcacagtggagagaagccttataaatgtaaggaatgtgggaaagcctttcatAAGTCCTCGAACCTCACTATACATATGAgcattcacagtggagagaggccttataaatgtaaagaatgtgggaaagcttttagtCAGTCCTCAAACCTCACTAAACAtatgagaactcacagtggagagaagccttatgaatgtaaggaatgtggcaaaGCCTTTCGTAAGTCCTCAAACCTCACTATACATatgagaattcacagtggagagagaccgTATGAATGTAAAGAATGCGGCAAAGCTTTTAATCGGTCCTCACACCTCACTAGACATATGAGAACTCATAGTGGCAAGAGGCCTTaa
- the LOC100655953 gene encoding zinc finger protein OZF-like isoform X3 has product MMETFRNLASVVSRNLNDGEKLSIENTIKRFMKNDTWSSVVGEIHKLHGIEDQDNNQKTHVRRHMVESLCESNEDNQCGQTFSRIPNLSVLRRTPVKAYPSECLECGESLMDHSSLKLHVISLSGCSASQCKECGEACRCPSYLSTPVRTLLTEEKLYECKECGKAFCQSSNLTTHIRIHSGERPYECKECGKAFSQSSNLIKHMRTHSGEKPYECKECGKAFRHSSNLTRHMRTHSGEKPYKCNIHGKTFHKSSNLTIHMSIYRGERPYECKECGKAFHESSDLTIHMRIHSGERPHECKECGKGFSRSSHLTSHIKSHSGERPYGCKECGKAFSRLASLTTHIRSHSGEKPYKCKECGKAFHKSSNLTIHMSIHSGERPYKCKECGKAFSQSSNLTKHMRTHSGEKPYECKECGKAFRKSSNLTIHMRIHSGERPYECKECGKAFNRSSHLTRHMRTHSGKRP; this is encoded by the exons atgatggaaaccttcagaaacctggcctcagtag TTTCTCGAAACCTTAATGATGGAGAAAAGCTATCCattgaaaatacaataaaacgaTTCATGAAAAATGACACTTGGTCCTCAGTGGTGGGAGAAATCCACAAATTGCATGGCATCGAAGATCAGGATAACAACCAGAAAACACATGTGAG AAGGCATATGGTAGAGAGCCTCTGTGAAAGTAATGAAGACAATCAGTGTGGACAGACCTTCAGCCGGATTCCAAATCTTTCTGTGCTCAGAAGAACTCCTGTGAAAGCATATCCTTCTGAATGCCTTGAGTGTGGAGAATCCTTGATGGATCATTCATCACTTAAGCTTCATGTCATATCTCTCTCTGGATGCAGTGCCTCtcagtgtaaggaatgtggagaagCCTGCAGGTGTCCCTCTTACCTCAGCACTCCTGTGAGAACTCTTCTTACTGAAGAGAAActctatgaatgtaaggaatgtgggaaggccttttgTCAGTCCTCaaacctcactacacatataagaattcacagtggagagaggccttatgaatgtaaggaatgtgggaaagcctttagtcagtccTCAAACCTCATTAAACAtatgagaactcacagtggagagaagccttatgaatgtaaggaatgtggcaaaGCCTTTCGTCATTCCTCAAACCTCACTAGACAtatgagaactcacagtggagagaagccttataaATGTAATATACATGGGAAAACCTTTCATAAGTCCTCAAACCTCACTATACACATGAGCATTTACAggggagagaggccttatgaatgtaaggagtgtgggaaagcctttcatGAGTCCTCAGACCTCACTATACATatgagaattcacagtggagagagacctcatgaatgtaaggaatgtggcaaaGGCTTTAGTCGATCCTCacacctcacttcacatataaagagtcacagtggagagaggccttatggaTGTAAGGAGTgcgggaaagcctttagtcggtTGGCAAGCCTTACTACGCATATAAgaagtcacagtggagagaagccttataaatgtaaggaatgtgggaaagcctttcatAAGTCCTCGAACCTCACTATACATATGAgcattcacagtggagagaggccttataaatgtaaagaatgtgggaaagcttttagtCAGTCCTCAAACCTCACTAAACAtatgagaactcacagtggagagaagccttatgaatgtaaggaatgtggcaaaGCCTTTCGTAAGTCCTCAAACCTCACTATACATatgagaattcacagtggagagagaccgTATGAATGTAAAGAATGCGGCAAAGCTTTTAATCGGTCCTCACACCTCACTAGACATATGAGAACTCATAGTGGCAAGAGGCCTTaa